Proteins encoded in a region of the Sugiyamaella lignohabitans strain CBS 10342 chromosome B, complete sequence genome:
- the HRQ1 gene encoding Hrq1p (3'-5' DNA helicase that has DNA strand annealing activity; helicase activity is stimulated by fork structure and 3'-tail length of substrates; acts with Rad4p in nucleotide-excision repair; belongs to the widely conserved RecQ family of proteins which are involved in maintaining genomic integrity; similar to the human RecQ4p implicated in Rothmund-Thomson syndrome (RTS); GO_component: GO:0005634 - nucleus [Evidence IEA,IEA]; GO_component: GO:0005634 - nucleus [Evidence IDA] [PMID 14562095]; GO_function: GO:0005524 - ATP binding [Evidence IEA,IEA]; GO_function: GO:0043140 - ATP-dependent 3'-5' DNA helicase activity [Evidence IDA] [PMID 23026052]; GO_function: GO:0008026 - ATP-dependent helicase activity [Evidence IEA]; GO_function: GO:0004386 - helicase activity [Evidence IEA,IEA]; GO_function: GO:0016787 - hydrolase activity [Evidence IEA]; GO_function: GO:0003676 - nucleic acid binding [Evidence IEA]; GO_function: GO:0000166 - nucleotide binding [Evidence IEA]; GO_process: GO:0006200 - ATP catabolic process [Evidence IEA]; GO_process: GO:0032508 - DNA duplex unwinding [Evidence IDA] [PMID 23026052]; GO_process: GO:0000733 - DNA strand renaturation [Evidence IDA] [PMID 23026052]; GO_process: GO:0006289 - nucleotide-excision repair [Evidence IGI,IPI] [PMID 24682993]; GO_process: GO:0006950 - response to stress [Evidence IEA]), whose product MKRELEEPISIRSSDINTANWDKDIAFLKKLHKSVVTIYTFLVSSGRYIVTTYSAIKPAVEKDIGRPLTVDDLAQIKYLVPDDVVLAYVDENQVEEHAAPVTTRNGFETTDRDIYRLSTIENDGFEEQDEIPVEPPRRLLVFEFVDGKVRPEVAKKRKMTPTPRPASKIVKPPRFSVENIKKMIDKRIEKYSVALEAFRLSCLASGVDLLATLEERSKPFIPVLEQFEDPVEYMMKNSGNAFENKESGSIAKFIRDVKQSPDYADQIVKDGEIHVISRDAQYGSSDICDVLSYSLVIALKELRNITRLYSHQELALNSLKCDKTKGVIVTTSTSSGKSLVFQLPVLDSLLKSKDTTTAMYIFPTKALAQDQKRSFLELLNAIPELQGIVAETYDGDTDQEKRYFVRNNSNIIFTNPDMVHASILPNWDLWATFLRNLKCIVVDELHIYSGLFGAHVAYIMRRLLRIVNELGNTDVKIISCSATVRNPLNLMSNIFGFSSDEIVVVDKDGSSMGSRTYLLWNCRYVSPKDHKSGRVHPVGEAAHLLINLTSRGIRTIAFCRVRRTCELLMKSVRSMLETSGRTDLLSRLMAYRGGYSLEDRRRIEKEMFDGRLLGIVATNALELGIDIGNLDAVLIVGFPFTISNLRQQCGRAGRRNHDALALIIGSGDAVDQYYMNNPNAIMEAPDADIPLALDNLLIQESHLQCGAYELPIRLDIDAKYFGFSIEADATEKQVWEDLVKSRLVELEEVENAYTCQDKYLPQPSSHVVIRGIEEDEFAVVDTTNNRNVVMETVEASRVMFTLYEGGIFIHQGQPYLVQEFNPTQKYAKVARVDVDWITRQRDYTNVDPIETELYSVLSTEEDLQQGERYAACFGRIRYEAVVFGFFKIDKRDRIVDAVEVDNPPWIYESKGFWIDVPNSALRILKQKGLSIAGAVHGAEHALLSLFPMFVTALPGEVSTECKAPEKEYSHRTTNRKRPARLIFCDRKGGKQGAGISRKAFEFADDLVRQALDRVESCPCEFGCPGCVASPQCREHSEIISKVGALVIFKELRHAPLDLETIPQGPEPNLKKATSAETVIAASPVKMTPKARSSMMDRKNVPGVVLFPE is encoded by the coding sequence ATGAAACGAGAGCTTGAGGAGCCTATTTCCATTAGATCTTCTGATATAAATACCGCCAATTGGGACAAGGATATAGCTTTTTTGAAGAAACTTCATAAATCAGTGGTTACGATATACACATTTTTAGTGTCGTCAGGCCGATACATAGTGACAACATATTCGGCAATCAAACCAGCTGTAGAAAAAGACATAGGCCGTCCTCTAactgttgatgatttggCACAGATAAAGTATCTTGTGCCAGATGATGTTGTATTAGCCTACGTGGATGAAAATCAGGTTGAGGAACATGCAGCTCCTGTTACCACCAGGAATGGTTTTGAAACAACAGATCGTGATATATATCGGTTGTCTACGATAGAAAATGATGGTTTTGAGGAGCAGGATGAAATCCCCGTTGAGCCTCCCCGGAGACTGCTTGTTTTTGAGTTTGTCGATGGGAAAGTGCGGCCAGAAGTAGCAAAGAAACGAAAAATGACGCCGACTCCTCGACCTGCATCCAAGATTGTGAAACCGCCTAGATTCTCAGTAGAAAACATAAAAAAGATGATTGACAAGAGAATCGAAAAGTATTCCGTTGCTTTAGAAGCATTCCGACTCTCTTGTCTTGCTTCTGGTGTGGATCTCTTGGCCACATTGGAGGAAAGATCCAAGCCATTCATTCCTGTTCTTGAACAGTTTGAGGATCCTGTCGAGTatatgatgaagaattCAGGAAATGCCTTTGAGAACAAGGAATCCGGGTCAATAGCCAAGTTCATTCGAGACGTTAAGCAGTCACCCGACTACGCTGATCAAATTGTCAAAGATGGGGAAATCCATGTGATTTCCAGAGACGCCCAGTATGGATCTAGTGATATTTGTGACGTTCTATCATACTCCCTTGTGATCGCTTTAAAAGAACTACGAAATATAACAAGATTATACTCACATCAAGAGCTAGCTTTGAACAGTTTGAAATGTGATAAAACAAAAGGGGTTATAGTAACCACATCAACATCGTCCGGGAAATCGCTGGTTTTTCAGCTGCCTGTTCTTGATTCGCTTCTTAAATCAAAAGACACTACAACTGCTATGTATATTTTTCCCACCAAGGCACTTGCTCAAGATCAGAAGAGGTCATTTTTAGAACTATTGAATGCGATCCCAGAATTGCAGGGAATAGTGGCAGAAACTTATGACGGAGATACTGATCAAGAGAAGCGATACTTTGTCCGCAACAACTCGAATATCATATTTACCAATCCTGATATGGTTCATGCGAGTATTTTACCAAACTGGGATCTATGGGCAACATTTCTGCGGAACCTGAAATGTATTGTTGTGGATGAGCTCCATATCTACAGCGGGTTATTTGGTGCACATGTGGCATATATAATGAGACGTCTACTGCGAATTGTTAATGAACTAGGAAATACGGATGTCAAGATAATATCCTGTTCTGCAACAGTTCGGAATCCATTGAACTTGATGTCAAACATATTCGGGTTTTCTTCTGATGAAATTGTTGTCGTGGACAAAGATGGATCTTCTATGGGTTCAAGAACCTACCTACTTTGGAACTGTCGATACGTTAGTCCAAAAGACCATAAGAGTGGACGAGTTCACCCTGTTGGTGAGGCAGCACATCTATTGATTAATCTGACCTCGCGCGGTATACGAACTATTGCATTTTGCAGAGTAAGAAGAACTTGCGAACTCTTAATGAAGAGCGTAAGAAGCATGTTAGAAACCAGTGGTCGGACAGATTTATTGTCAAGACTTATGGCCTATAGGGGTGGGTATTCGTTAGAAGATCGTCGACGGATTGAAAAGGAAATGTTTGACGGGCGTTTGTTGGGCATTGTTGCCACAAATGCCTTGGAGTTGGGAATTGACATCGGGAACCTTGATGCAGTGTTAATAGTTGGTTTCCCATTTACTATTTCCAACTTACGCCAGCAATGCGGGAGAGCTGGAAGAAGGAACCACGATGCGCTTGCGTTAATCATAGGAAGTGGTGATGCAGTTGATCAGTATTATATGAACAATCCTAATGCAATCATGGAAGCCCCCGATGCTGATATCCCCCTGGCGTTGGATAATTTGCTAATTCAAGAGAGTCATTTACAATGTGGGGCCTATGAACTACCTATCAGACTTGATATTGATGCTAAGTACTTCGGGTTTTCGattgaagctgatgctACAGAAAAGCAAGTCTGGGAGGACCTGGTAAAAAGTCGGCTGGTTGAATTGGAGGAAGTAGAGAATGCATATACATGTCAAGACAAATATCTTCCTCAGCCTAGTAGCCATGTGGTGATCCGGGGAATTGAGGAAGATGAGTTTGCTGTAGTTGATACGACTAACAACCGGAATGTGGTGATGGAAACCGTTGAAGCATCAAGAGTCATGTTTACATTGTATGAGGGGGGTATTTTTATTCACCAAGGCCAGCCATACTTGGTTCAAGAGTTCAACCCTACTCAAAAGTATGCTAAAGTTGCACGTGTGGATGTTGACTGGATTACTCGCCAGCGTGACTATACTAATGTTGATCCAATTGAGACTGAACTTTATTCTGTATTAAGTACGGAGGAAGACTTGCAACAGGGTGAGAGGTATGCTGCATGCTTTGGGAGAATTAGATATGAAGCAGTTGTTTTTGGCTTTTTCAAGATAGATAAGAGAGACCGCATCGTAGATGCGGTTGAGGTCGACAATCCTCCATGGATTTACGAGTCGAAAGGTTTCTGGATTGATGTACCCAACAGCGCATTGAGAATTTTAAAGCAGAAAGGCTTATCGATTGCAGGTGCCGTCCATGGAGCTGAACATGCTCTTCTTAGTTTATTTCCAATGTTCGTCACCGCTCTCCCTGGAGAAGTCTCAACCGAATGTAAAGCTCCTGAAAAGGAATATTCGCATAGAACCACGAACAGGAAACGTCCCGCTAGGCTAATTTTTTGCGATCGTAAAGGTGGTAAACAGGGAGCAGGTATATCAAGAAAGGCGTTTGAATTCGCAGACGACCTAGTTCGACAGGCGCTGGATAGGGTCGAAAGCTGTCCATGCGAATTTGGCTGTCCAGGATGTGTTGCCTCCCCCCAGTGTCGTGAACACAGCGAAATTATTTCGAAAGTTGGGGCTCTAGTCATATTCAAAGAGCTTAGACATGCGCCGTTAGATCTTGAAACCATCCCCCAAGGGCCAGAACCAAACTTGAAAAAGGCCACTTCAGCAGAGACTGTGATAGCAGCTTCTCCAGTGAAGATGACACCCAAGGCGAGGTCAAGTATGATGGATAGAAAAAATGTCCCAGGAGTAGTTCTGTTTCCCGAATGA
- the APL1 gene encoding Apl1p (Beta-adaptin; large subunit of the clathrin associated protein complex (AP-2); involved in vesicle mediated transport; similar to mammalian beta-chain of the clathrin associated protein complex; GO_component: GO:0030122 - AP-2 adaptor complex [Evidence IDA] [PMID 10564262]; GO_component: GO:0005905 - coated pit [Evidence IEA,IEA]; GO_component: GO:0030139 - endocytic vesicle [Evidence IDA] [PMID 22190733]; GO_component: GO:0016020 - membrane [Evidence IEA]; GO_component: GO:0030117 - membrane coat [Evidence IEA]; GO_component: GO:0005886 - plasma membrane [Evidence IEA,IEA]; GO_function: GO:0003674 - molecular_function [Evidence ND]; GO_function: GO:0008565 - protein transporter activity [Evidence IEA]; GO_process: GO:0006897 - endocytosis [Evidence IEA]; GO_process: GO:0006886 - intracellular protein transport [Evidence IEA]; GO_process: GO:0015031 - protein transport [Evidence IEA,IEA]; GO_process: GO:0006810 - transport [Evidence IEA]; GO_process: GO:0016192 - vesicle-mediated transport [Evidence IEA]; GO_process: GO:0016192 - vesicle-mediated transport [Evidence IC] [PMID 22190733]), with translation MTMSNNEMIALFPDVIACMSIYDIEIKKMCFLYLLTYAKAKPKIAIEAIPVLIDDLTDSSPLIRALALRTMSAIPVREYFDTALEYTRELLHDNDPYVRKTAAYSVAKLWNADPKAVEKIGLIDDLNKLLANNNPTVVAASLAALMDITEKSEGLDLAIDRSNAFNLAHILPDVNEWSQIYILNALMNFVPQKPVDATLLIERVIPRLQFANSSVVLGTIRLIIYLTNFVPNLSTAIPNLDRRIGPALVTLLSKPPEIQYLALRNCILLLQSRKSLLNLDVRVFFSKYNDPIYVKATKLEIIFLLADENNIGEVLRELRECATEIDVQVARKAVRAIGKLAIKVEAAAQPCIEALLELVSTKISYIVQEATVVIKNIFRRYPNRYESVISALCDNLDSLDEPEAKSAMIWIIGQYADRIDNSHELLDGFLSTFTDEPVSVQLSLLTAVVKLFILRPTKGQGMVPKILKMATEDSDNPDLRDRAYMYWRLLSSDPAGTKKVVLDAFPEISADSDRMDDERLEELELAIGTLATVYLKPVKQVFRTAKVRKLPISPALAPREQTKSLAIHRSQSFAEQEPPRQQVQRAATTPASGANIGVNISPAPVVSGVGPSTRSNLADNMGALTIDTTPQPWLGANSTGFDSPLSSNATPTTASFNYPQSGIYTNGSFNTSNVSHINHINQQSSHHQDLIQLDDPVPLTPGRGYVVTQNGLSGGNQDLLW, from the coding sequence ATGACTATGAGCAATAATGAAATGATTGCGCTATTTCCAGACGTCATTGCTTGTATGTCAATTTATGACATTGAGATAAAGAAGATGTGCTTTCTGTATTTGTTGACATATGCAAAGGCCAAACCGAAGATTGCAATTGAGGCCATTCCCGTTTTGATTGATGACCTCACCGATTCATCTCCATTGATCAGAGCACTTGCTTTAAGGACCATGTCAGCTATTCCTGTAAGAGAGTATTTCGATACAGCACTCGAGTATACAAGAGAATTATTGCATGACAATGATCCGTATGTTCGAAAAACAGCAGCTTACAGTGTAGCCAAGCTATGGAATGCGGATCCTAAGGCAGTCGAAAAGATTGGCCTTATTGACGATTTGAACAAATTGTTGGCCAATAATAATCCCACAGTAGTGGCTGCCTCATTAGCAGCCTTGATGGATATTACTGAGAAAAGCGAGGGCCTTGATCTTGCGATTGATAGATCAAATGCGTTTAATCTCGCGCATATTTTGCCTGATGTTAATGAGTGGTCTCAAATCTATATTTTAAATGCATTGATGAACTTTGTGCCCCAAAAACCTGTGGACGCTACTTTATTGATTGAACGAGTCATTCCAAGGTTGCAATTTGCCAATTCATCGGTAGTACTCGGCACAATTAGATTGATTATTTATCTCACAAATTTTGTTCCAAATTTGTCTACTGCTATCCCCAATCTGGACAGGCGAATAGGCCCAGCTCTGGTCACCCTATTATCTAAACCCCCTGAGATTCAATACCTAGCATTGCGTAATTGCATATTATTGCTACAATCAAGAAAATCCCTACTGAACCTAGATGTAAGGGtgtttttttcaaaatataaCGACCCAATTTATGTTAAAGCAACGAAATTAGAAATAATTTTCTTGCTTGcagatgaaaataatatcgGCGAAGTGTTACGAGAACTGAGAGAATGTGCTACAGAAATAGACGTACAAGTCGCTAGAAAGGCGGTTCGGGCGATTGGAAAGTTGGCAATAAAAGTAGAGGCTGCTGCCCAGCCATGTATTGAGGCACTTTTGGAGCTTGTTTCCACCAAGATCTCTTACATCGTACAGGAAGCAACAGTTGTCATTAAAAACATATTCAGAAGATACCCTAATCGATATGAATCAGTGATCAGTGCTTTGTGCGACAATTTGGATTCATTAgatgagccagaagcaaaATCGGCAATGATATGGATTATTGGCCAGTACGCCGATAGAATAGATAATTCCCATGAGCTTCTTGATGGTTTCTTATCGACATTCACGGATGAACCAGTCTCAGTGCAGTTGTCACTTCTCACAGCTGTAGTAAAGCTGTTCATCCTGAGGCCCACAAAGGGTCAAGGGATGGTCCCGAAGATCCTAAAAATGGCTACAGAGGACTCTGACAATCCTGATTTGCGCGACAGAGCCTATATGTATTGGCGACTACTATCATCAGATCCGGCTGGAACCAAGAAAGTAGTCCTTGATGCGTTTCCCGAGATTTCAGCGGATAGTGACCGGATGGACGATGAAAGATTagaagaacttgaactAGCAATTGGAACGCTAGCCACTGTCTATTTAAAACCTGTTAAGCAAGTTTTTAGAACTGCCAAGGTTCGTAAGCTTCCTATATCCCCTGCTCTGGCCCCTAGAGAGCAAACTAAATCTCTTGCGATTCACAGATCCCAATCATTCGCTGAACAGGAACCACCTAGGCAGCAGGTTCAAAGAGCTGCTACAACCcctgcttctggtgctaataTAGGAGTTAATATTTCCCCAGCTCCAGTTGTTTCTGGTGTTGGACCCAGCACACGAAGTAACCTGGCTGATAACATGGGAGCTTTGACAATCGATACCACCCCTCAACCTTGGCTGGGAGCTAATTCGACTGGTTTCGACTCTCCTCTTTCATCGAATGCTACACCTACGACCGCATCATTCAACTACCCACAATCTGGAATATATACGAATGGGAGTTTCAACACCAGTAATGTATCACACATTAACCACATCAATCAACAGTCATCACACCATCAGGATCTTATTCAACTCGATGATCCTGTACCTTTAACACCAGGACGAGGATATGTGGTCACGCAGAATGGTCTTTCTGGTGGCAATCAAGACTTGTTATGGTAA